The genomic DNA AGGGCACACGGAGCTGAGTGCACTTGAAGCCGGCGCCGGTGAGGTGTTGGGCAATCTCAGCCATCTCGCTAGACTCGCCGCTGAGAACAGTCTCGCGAGGGCCATTGATGCAGGCGACATTAACACCAGTGGCCTTCACACCAAGAGCGTCCATGATGGTCTCGACAGAGCCCATGGTGGCAAGCATAGCATGGGTGCCGGCGGTGCACTTCTCAACAAGGAGCTGAGCACGCGCGCCGACGAGGTAGATGGCATCGCTGGCGGAAAGAACACCAGCCACCTCGAGAGCAGCATACTCACCCAGACTGTGGCCAAGGACCACAGCAGGGCGGATACCCCAAGATATCCACAAGCGGGCAAGAGCCATCTCGAAGCAGGCCAGGCCAAGCTGCACAACCACTGGAGACAGCTTGGAGACATCAGACTCGCTGCCGTCAATCAGGGGcaagaaggatgggaaaCCATGGATCTGAGCAATGCGGTCAAACTCGTCAATGTTCTGACGGAAGACCGAGTAGTGCTCATAGAACTCTTTGCCGAGGGCCGGGTAGTGAGATCCCTGGCCAGTGAACATGAAGGCAACCTTGGGCTGCTCAGGGAGAACAGGGACGAAGTTCTCCTTGAGGCGGGTAGAAATGGCCGACTTCGCCTCGTCGAGGTCACTGGCAACAACGTTCATGCGCCAGTAGTGCTGAATCTTtctggcagtggtggtgtaggCCACATGAGACAGCGGCGTCTCGGGGTTCCTCTCCATCCAGCCAACAAGGCGTTCCGCATTACGGATCATGGCAGCCTTTGACTTGCCGGTGAGGGTGACAACGTGGTGGCTGCGGGGATCAACGGTGGCCTTGGGGCGCTGAGGCGCATCTTCAAGAAGCAAGCCAGTGTTACCGCCAGCGGCACtgaagttgttgatgaagacgcGTCTGGGCTTACCATCCTTTCTTctgaagggggtggtgtggaaggCAATGTTGACGTTGCGCTCAGACAAATCCTTGGGGAAAgtcttgttgatgacggaGCCCTGCTTGATACCCACGTGGGGTGGGATGGCATTCTTTTGGAGCATCATGAGCACCTTGCACAGAGCAGTCACACCAGAAGCAGCCTCTCCGTGACCGACATTGGCCTTGACGGCACCGAGATAGAGAGGTCTGTTGGCAGGTCTCTTGCGCTCTGCGGGGGCAAAGACATTGGTGACAGACACCATCTCGGTACCATCGCCAGCTTGAGTGCCGGTTCCGTGCATTTCAACATAGTCGACATCAAGGGGATCCACACCAGCCTCGTCAAGAATCTGGCGAGAAAGGACAGACTGCGTGGGTCCGTGAGGATgagtgatggagatggcatCAGCAGAGTGGTTGGTGGCCGTACCCAAGATGACAGCAAGGATTCTGTCACCCTCAGCTTCGGCATCCTCCAAACGCTTGACGACCACAGAGGCGCAACCGTCACCACGGCAGTAACCGTCAGCCTCGTTGTCGAAAGTAGCGCAAGGTCCCTTCTTGGATAGGAATTGTCCTCTGCTGAGACCGGAGAAAATGTCCGGGTTGGTCATGCACGACAACCCTCCGACAATGGCAGTGTCACAGTCCCGAGCCCACAGAGAGGAGCAAGCGACGTTCATAGCCGCGGCACTGGACGAGCAGGCAGTATCAATGTTGAGACTGGGTCCGCTGAAACCAAAGTGGTAGTTGATGCGTCCGGGGCCGAAAGCACGCACACCACCCGTGATGTAGTAGGTGTCGACCTCCTGGGCCGCATTCAGTTCACGCCAGTCATCAGATGTCTGGCCGTAAAAGGTGCCGATGCGGTCAAGGCGGGTAGTTGGCGTCCGGTTCGGCACATAGCCAGACATCTCGAGAGCTTCATAGGCCGTGGTCAAGGCCATGCGCTGCATGGGATCGGTCTGGAGCGCTTCACGGGGCGACATGTTGAAAAACCGAGGGTCGAAAAACCCGGGGTTCTCAATCCAGCAGCCATAGGGCGTGTGACTGGTGTTCATGATCTTTCCGGTGGGATCATAGTGAGACTTGACATCAAAGCGATCCGCCGGGACCACACGGTGGACATCCAGGcccttctccaacagctcccAGAGCTTCTCGTGGCTGGCAGCATCAGGGAAGCGACCTGCCATGCCGACAATGGCCAGCTTGCACCTTCCCACCGACCCATGGTTCCCGATTGTCGAGGACGTGCTCTCCGGTGACACAGCAGGCGGCTTGCGGAGAATGACCTCCAAGTCTGTCTGAGACTTGAGAAGATTCGCGAGCGTCGCGGCATTTTGAGTGGGGCCCAGCGGCAAAATGAGACAGCTATCTCCCTTGAACTGGCGCGCCCGCTCGAGACACCCGTCGAGGACCTTGTTAAACATCAGAGTCTCATTGAGAATTTCAAACACGACTGATTTGATCAGCGTCCGCGTATCCGTCGCCGCGAACCAAGTCCCCGATGTGCATGACATAACCGCCGACCGTGGCCGAGTGTTGTAGAAGGCATCGACCACTTCCGGATCATCTAAATGCAGAATCTTGTCGATATTGGCGGAGGCGTGTAGATGAGCGGCATGATACGGGCCGTAGACTGGAATCGACGTCGGCTTGGCTGACAGCCTGCCCTTGGCAACCAAGAGTCTGAGCGTGGTGGGCGGCCCAGAAATGGCGAGGCTGCTGGCGGAGGCGGCACTGACATAGGCACGGCTCGCCTGGGGAATGCCCTGATACAGGTTGTCAGTTGGCATGCACAGAATGAGACACTGAGTGAGACTGTTTACACTTACATTTTCGCGATGGAAGCTCTCGAGGGCAGCCGTGGCATCGTCCTCCTTGAGCCCTGGGAAGATGTATGTCCAGCTCTCTGATTGCTCATTGGCAGGACATAATCGGTCTCCCAGTGTGTGAACGTACGACCCAGTCCTGAAGGCGAGAAGGACAGCCTGGACGGCCACAGGTACCAAGGCTGACAGGGATGGTGTCGATGCAATGGCAGAGGCGGCAAACAGCCCAGAGCAGAGACCGACAAGGTGGGTGCTATCATGCCGGGTCACATCCTCGAAGTTCTTCTCTGCGTGGCTGTAGTGGTACTGTGGTTAGCTTCAACGGTGTGCGGTGCAACCCCagagagggggtttgagggtGGATCGCCGGGGGGGGCAGTCTCACTCGATGTAGTGTGCCAGTTGAGATATACACAACAACGCCCCATCGATTCCTGGGTGCTTGAGCTTCTGGGCGTAGTATCTCTCGTTTAGTTGCTGAAGAGTTCGGAAAATCGGCAGTCGTGATCGTTCCACTCGAGGCAACTTCTCAACTTCCTTCCTCAATTCGTGCCCGGCTTGTTCCAAGAAGGCCTTTGCGAGTATACCCTGTTTCTCCTGGCGAAAGAACTCGGCGAGGAAGCCGTGGGTATCAAGAGACTGGTCTCCGAAGAGAAGAAATGCCAACTTGTCAGCCATCTTGGAAGCCTGTTGACGGTTGTGATTATTATGGGGTGAGTGGATGATCCAGGAAGTTGGGTCCGGGAGGGAGCTACCACGGTCTTATTATATGAACGAGACCGGAAACGTAGGGCAGGATCCTCAGAGACAAAAATGATACTAGATCTGCCTGCCATGTGAGAAGGCTCAGCACCAGCGTCGAGAGTCAACTCCAAGCAGGGGGCGGGGTGCGAGGTGTGGCAACAACAAAGAACGGTAGCCACACCCCCTATTCTGCTGCACCATCCAATCCACGATCCTTTTTGCCGGTGGGATAAGCCCAGTGTCCGGTGTTGCTAAGTTTCGGTGACCGAAGACTCATTGATAGTCTTGGGGTTTCCCCTTTGGGGCGGCCCTCGATAGGCAAACGATGGGTACCTCGACTCGGGACACCGGCTCGATAGCCACCGCACTTGGGCCTGAAGAAACGCCATTGTCATGTAGCGGGACTCTCCAACGCAAGGGTCATGGTGCTAAGATGGGGCCGGGGCTTTTGTCATGACCAACACAGACAGCTGAGGATGCCGTGGGAGGACGGAGGGCCAGAAACGGCCCTTGCCGGCAAACCACTGCGAAAGCCAGGCTCCACCAATCCAACAGTTCCTGAACGGACAGCAGGAACAGGGTTATCGGATAGCACGCCAGCCCTGCACTTGCAGGCCCCATCAGTACCCCCTAGCCAGCGGCCACACTAGCTCTGCTGGTAAGGGATATGCAGCGACGTAAACTCAGAAGCGAGAGGCAAGGACAAAGCGTCGAAGCCAAAACAGACCATTTTCAACGGCGTCGATGATACGGCACCCGCCAGTGGCCCGAGAGGGTCCCGCCCTTTGCTGATCGTCATGGCTGGCAAGGAGGTTTGCAGTGACCGGCCGCTGAGCCTATCGTTCATCGGACTATGGTGACGGACTCCCCCACGACACCCACGGCGCGCACGACCCGACCATACAGAGTACACAAAAATTGCTGAAAAGCGGCTCGCAGTTTCCCCTTTGCAGCAAATCGTGCCTGATTTAGCCGCGGGTCCCTGGCGGATCAGGCCACCGCTCATGGTGCTGTCAAATCGCCCTCAGGAGAGCCGTGGTGAGAATGGTTGCGGACAACAAGGCATGTAGTTACCGCCAGCTGACAAGGGGTGGGAGCCTCATCGGCCGTAGGTGGCATAACCGGCGATTGCAACTCTCCACGGCATCCCATAGGTCCAGATCATCCCACCAGCTAGCTGCTGCAGCTGTCAAGCAGACGGACACATAGATCGACCGCCGGATCGGTTGCGGCAGCAGAACGGAAATCAACACAATACTGCCGCGGGAAACTTCCAGAGCGACGGCAGGGTCAGGGCAGACATGACGTTGTGCCGAAAACGACCAGGCAGATCAAGCTTCGACCCCAGGTCTGGCAAGGTAGCATCAGCGGCCTCAAACTCGCTCATTGTGCTTGTGTCGCCGTTGCCGTGGCCATCGACAGGAACGAGAATGCAAGATAGGAGCACACTTGATGCTGGCTCGCACGGGTCCAACTGATCCCGACACACTTGTCATGTACACGGCATGATATCGAAAACCTGAAgtctgctcctgctcctctaATTGTGCACCCACTGCGAGACGCGCCTGCAAGGTTGTCAAGGGCTGCAATGGTTCCAGCAGACAGCCGGATGAGGGGAGGTCAGATGAGAGACATCAAATTCCAACACCCGCCCACGCCACTGGGCGGATCGACGGCGACCATGTCCGCACACGACGATATGATCTTAACGGTCGGTTCGCGATCAAGATGCCGCATGTAGgcgactgctgctgttggttgCCGGCCCAGGACCCAGTATATTGGCACTGATTTTCGACATGCTGAACACAACCAATTTtgtctttctctctctcctctaGCCCCATTAACTGgaaggatggatggatgtccTGCGTCTCAGGTACAGCAGCACAGCCGAACAGCTGGTCCGTGATTCTCCAGGGAAGAAGCATGTTTTCTTCAAGGCACACAGCGAGGGCCTCAGCAAACGACAGGGCCATCCTGGCAAACGGGCCCTGGGTCTTGATTCAAAGTCCACAGCCTCGTGAGGGACGGGGGAACAAGGGGGTGTCGATAACAGGCCTGAACGGTCAAACTAGCTTGGTAGTTGGCCAGAAAATGGCGTTCAGATGAAGGTGTAGCGTAGCTGGCCTGGTGCAAGCCTCCGAGACCGGTCCAAGCAGGTAGctaggtgtgtgtgtgcgttCGGTATGCATCGAACAATTTGGCCGATGGTTGCCGCTGAGGTCTCTGGCTTGGCTCTTCCGTGATCTCGGCCCGTTATTTAGTGTTGACATTCGGAAACGGAATGAGGGAGCGCTGTGATGAGCATTGGGCGGTGGGTTGAATCATGACGCACTGCTCGAAGCTTCTCATTGATGGAGAGCACGCATTCGGGCTCTAGGTTCCCGCCAAGCATCTTTTGCTGGGGAAAAAGCGGGGACGCCTTTCGGTAGCTGCTGGAACATCTCCACCACTCGGCTCCACAGTTGAAGATTGGACGCCCACTGATAACCCTGAAGTCCTGTAAGCCCCTAACCCTGCTCTATTCAGAATCACCAAAGCAACACAGGATGAACACAGAACACAGAACACACACAGAGCAGGAGCACATGGCAAAAGCTCAACCACTGGAAAGGTATCACGACAACTGGATTGTATACAGCTTACGTTGCCCCTCACCTCACGTCATCGCCACagttttgggtggtggtatcTGATGGCTCGCAGCCTTGTTCCAGGCCTGGATTACATCAGCTCAACGGCTGAGCGCCTCCTCCCGTCTTCTGCAAGAAACGGCGATCGACAGAACGCCCGAGACGGGCCAGTTTCTTCTTCCAAATCTACCATCTCAACGGTCACTGCTCATCAGTGCTCGCACCGGGAGGTCAGACCCTTCGTATCTACGAGCTTTATCTCCTTCCAGCCTTCCCGATCAGAGTCGCCGTGTTGTGCTCACCGGGCATTGTCCCCGCCCCGAGGAAGCCCGGAAACCAGCTCCCGGCCGTCCGCTTATCGAAACCTTCTCATCGACGTCCAGTCTTGCGGCGCGGCTGTCTGTGGCCAGTCTAGCGGAAATAACCGGTCGCTGTTCCCAATGTCATCatgcagccaccaccacaccaacaccacaccaccaccaccggacTCCGGGTTTCGCTTCGCCCGTCAGCCGCTGTGCCGTTGCTCTTAACCAACAGATACCCTTGTCCGGCCATGCTCCCCAGATCAATACCAGATTTGCCAAGACACCACCAGGCGATTGTGTTCCATAACCAAACCCATGGGACTGCATTCCAGTCATATTTGTACCTTCGGCATGCTATATGCTGTTCGATGAGATCACCCGGTACTCATCAAGGGCAACCGCATATTAGAGCAAGATGAGGCACTTTGCTCTGTTGATGCGCTTGCTAGCCCGTCGTGCTTTTAAGTCCATGGCCGTACACACAACATGACAAAGTTCCGTGAGACAGCTTCAATGCCAAATGTCATTGCTGGCTGGATTCAGCTTCCCTATGCACCCAAGAGCTGTGCGGTTCGGGGCTTGCGCAAAGCTGGGTCCTCTGTACGACCCTCGGTCAACCTCTTTTTTGCCAGACATCGTGTTCTACTTCTCTTCGCTTTCCATCTTCACAAGCCCTCCTTCTTTGAGGCTGTCAATATTTTCGTGCCGACATGGCACCGGCACTTACTGGTCCTGTCATGAGCAAACACTGAGTCATTTTCAGCCAGCATCTGTCGTCCTCCCCAGCCGGAACTCGGGCGGCCTTTCCTCAAGCCACAGGTGGCACAGAAAGCGATAACCACATCCTCAAGTGAACAACAAGCTGGCTACATTCTCATGGCCATCTCCTGGATCTCTTCTGATGGCTATGTGCAAGTTTTCCCGAACAAGACCGGATCACCGGTATCGATGGCATGACCAAAGATAGCATACGGATGGCCATCGGCATTCCGGAACATATCCCGATCTCCATGCGGCTGGCTGCGCTCAAAAGACTTGGGGAAGCACGCCAACGTGGATGTCGGTTAGAGGTTGAAGATACTAAACATGTAAGACAGGTTGATATCAATTTTCTTCTATCCGACGGGGAAGCCTGTCAACCCGTTGTCTGTGTGACACCGCAGTCTCCGGATTTGTGATGGCATTATCAGAGAAGGTTGAGGCCTTCGCATGGTGAATGCCCAGCCCTAGTCAATGCTCTCTAGGTACTCACCGTTCGGGTTCATGGGATGCTGTATTATGAAGCTGTGTACACCAGGAACATCCCAAAATTAGACTTTACCAAAGTATGCCGTCCACCGCTCACTACATTCTCTGACGGCATGAAACACTACATATCATATCAGGAATGTCTCTTAGTGGAGCCCACTACCACTCCATTTCATAGGTTTCCTGAGCTTTCGGTACCAGTGATATCCTCCAACCATGGTCTTATCCACGAATCGGAGGGCACATGTGCTTTTTGCAGGGTTTACGCAGATATACACTCCCCGAGACGTACAGGTTAGCCATCTGAGTGGTTGTCCCCGTACCTGGCGGCCCGTCTTCGGTTGCTTATCGACCGAAATATCCTGGTATGAGGGTTATTGGCATTTGCCATCCCAGAGGCTCTCTAATACCATATCCGACGAAACCGTGGCACTTACGCAGGCTCTGATGGATAAGCATCACAAGAAGTCAGAGTCCGCGGAGAAAAGTCCGTAGTCTTCTATCTACTGTTCCTCTTTTCGGACCTGAAACGCAGGGATTTTGACCGAGTCTCGCCTATACGGTTTGTCATTCCTGGCGAAGACATCTCTCCACACCGCGGTGAAGAATACCACGGGAGGGGTGTGCAAGCGGGTTCTTTTATGCAAAGCTGATCCTCTCCCTTCGAGTCCGATTGCAGGGAACCATAAAGCGCACCCGCGTGGGGGACTGCGTGATGTCGTGGTTGGCTGCTCAGCAGGACAGTAATATTGACAGTGGCCGGGCAACTAGATATTGCAACTCTGGGCTGAAATGCTGTGCACACTTGCTTGATATCAGACAAGAAATACTTCACGCAACTCGATACCATCTTCACCGCCGCTTGCCAGTGGCTTTCCGTGCATCGGAACCGGAGTGAAGGGACGAAAGCCAGGCTCTCATAAATAGGGATGCAGGCTTCAAACAATAAGGTTATGTTTCCTGACCATGATCCCGCTTCTCTTGCTGCTCAGCACTAAACCCCACAATGTCTCTCCTTTGGGTCTTGTGGatctttcctcttcctgttCTCTCCTACGCTCCCTTTCTTGGCCATCTCTTTATCTGTGACCACAGAGACTTTCCTTCAGTTCATGTAGAGCCATCACATTACTTGCAGCTCGTATTCTCACTTCATTCCATAAAACCAACGAAGATCTTTAGTCAATGTAAGTCAGTGTTTTCAAGTGATTGTCTTTCCCTTGATCATTTGGGCACAGTTTTCGTTACCAAATATCATGGGAGAAGAGAACTGTTCTGGAAAGCCGGCATATTCAAGATATTCTAGACATCTAGACCTCGTATAGTAGCAAACTGCAACAGCTAACAATGCCATTCATAGCAGGTTCATCCAAGGCAACACCAGTGCAAAGTCTCAATGTCAACTCAACCTCTACAGCCGAGTCTTTCACCAgcccttcatcttcatcactcCTAACCACACCTCAAAACTATTCACCCTCCCCAGGTAATTTCACTTACAACAAGTTGCTGCTCATTGGCGCAACCTGCAACTTGCACCATTCTCAACTCACTTAAGCTCACTCGCCTTCAAGTATGGAAACTCAAAACTCACTCACCCTCCCAAAACAGCCACCCACACAAGCAACTTTCATCACTTCGTCCCGCACATTCTCATCTCCATCTTAATCAAGGTGAGCCCTGACTTTTCATCCAAACTTCATTCTCTATTCATTCTATCTCTTTTAACAACACTACCTTATCGTCATTAACACTCAACCCCTACATGAAATATTCTCTCATCTCGCAACAAAAGCCAGCCATTAATCCGCCACCAAATACATCACCATGCCCCGAAATCCCCAAATCAAAAAACATAACAAcaatttttattttaacACATCGGAGGTATTAGGGGCACCTAATAAAAACAGCAGTTTGCGCCCCTACCCCATACAGAAAGGCAGAAACAAATGGAAtctcctttcctcctccctccaatccaacaacgacaaaagaaaaaaaaggctcAAATCCAAAAGAGCCTAAAACCCAATCCAAAAAccgcaaaagaaaaagcccaaatccaaagccaaaaaaagaTCCATGGTAtcatcccccatctccaacccGCCCTCCATGCCCGAGTCGGCATCCCTCATCCCTCCAAATCAATACTTAGTCCACTTCCTAGAAGAAGAAACTCCCCATCCCTGAGGCAagcctccccatcaaccccctcttcttgctgctAGACCCAGCATACATAGCCCCGTTATAAATCGTCGGCGGAACCGTCACCATCCCCGTGGTATCCAAATAATCCTGCGTATTGCCCGCCGCGTTGCCACTCACCGGGATGCCCATCTTGTTGCAAGCATCCAGATGATCCTGAGGGAAGGTCAGGTTTCTCAGCCTGTCCGGCGCCTCAATGATGGTGGCCGTCAGGCCCATCTCGACATGCCACTCAATGTGGCAATGGAACAGCCAAGTGCCCGGGTTGGTGGCCTTGAACCGCAAGACGGCGTGCGAGTGCGCCATGACCGTGACGGTGTCGCGCCGGGGCGGCTTCTGGTTGTAGTTGGTATCCCTGCCGGACCAGTCCCCGGTGCCGGTCTTGGGGCGGTCGAGAACCTGGAAGTGATGGCCGTGGAGATGGAAAGGGTGGGTGGCAGCATCCTGGTTGTTGACCACGATCTGGACGACATCGCCGTAGTTGACAATGAAGGGGTTGATCTGGCCGTAGACGATGGGATTGCTGTTGTCGTCGCCCGTGGTGGCGGCCGAGTACAAGGCGGGTACCTTTTGGTCGATGTATGTCAGGTTGTTGAAGCAAGCGCGGGGGTAGCCGTTGGCATCTGTGCAGAATGCGAAGTCCATCTTGATCAGAGTGTCATAGTTGGTGTCGTTCCCCCCGAGGATCGCCTCGTTGTCATATGGCTTGAAGTGGGAGTCGTCAGCAGGTTTCCACTTGTGCACTACGTCCTTCTTGGTGTTTGGTTTGTTGTAATCCATGGTGAGGTAGCCGGTGTAGTTGTGTGGCCATTGGAGGGGACCCAAGTCGGGATTTGTCCAGTCGCGGTTGATATCCAGCGAGATCAAGAATGGGTAGTTGTCGTTGTCTCGATCAATACACTCGATGATGAAGTCGTAACGCTGAGCCGTGGCAATGCGGAGCTGATACTTGACCTCCTTTTGCAGATAGTCGGCGTCATTCATGATGATGTTAATGTCGTGAGAATCGAAGTGAATCATGGCGGAAGCCAAGGCGGCGAAGCTGATCATGCGGAAGCGATACTTCCTGCCTTTGGTGAAGTTGACATTCAACCCAGCTCCCTCGTTGATGATCATGCCATCGGGAATGGGCGGAGCGAATCGAGTATTGCTAGGCTGCAGCATGTTGCGGACCATGGTAAGAGACTCATTGTGGTACCTGTCACTTGTTAAGTTGAGCCTCACAACCAGTGGATGGTAAGCAACTCACCAATCAGAAACCGTCAAGATAACCTCTTCATCGTACGAGCCGGCATAGGGGTCATTAGGATCGTGAACAAGGAAAACTCCGCGCAGGCCGTCGGGGTATTGACCCATGTTGTGCGAGTGATCTAAATGTTGTTCTCAGCAAATGTCGCTTTGCATAGCGGTCGAGCCAAACTTACACCAAAAGGTACCGCCGACATCAACCACGAATTTATACTGGAGAGTCGAGCCGGGAGGTACTGGGCACTGGGTAACACCGCTTGGCCCATCCATCTCGGGAGTCTGAACCTGGTTGATGCCGTGGAAATGGAGACCACTTGTCTGATTCCCGAGATTGTTGGTGAAGTTGATGATCACAGTATCACCGACCGTGGCATCAATCTGTGGACAAGGCCAGGCATTGTTGATGCCGACCACTGGCCTCCCAACTCCATCTGGGGCTGCCCAGACCCAGGTTGCCGTCCAGTCATAGGTAACAGTAGCTGCTTTGACCGCCGTAGCGAAAGACAGAGCCGCAAGCGATAGAATACCAGACGACTTCATGGTCACCTGTTACTGCTCTCCAGTAAAATTTCGTTGACACCTTGACCACGATCTGGCCGATGGCAGGTACGAGGGTAACGAATGAGGGTGAATAAGTATTAAAAATTAaagaggtgaaggggggaggaggaggagaaccAGAGGAGAAAGCAACCGAATGCCCGGTTGAAGAGGTGTCGGATGATCCAAAGGAAAGATAGAACCCTCGAGAGTGGGAAACGAGGCCATTATATCGACCGGCCACGAGATAGCGCGAAGGCGAGAACGGAAATGCAAGGCCGCATGGTGCACCTACCGCAACAGGACACTAGGCCATCGTGAGGATCGCCCAACCAGTGCTCGGGTGCCAAGCGTCTTCTCCTAGTCCAGTATCGCGGGTTTTCGCTAACCCCGGACCATACACTCCAAACAGGGGAAGAGGCTGAGGGATCCATCAATGGCCGAAGATGTTGGGGAGCAGAATACGGAGCTAGTATCGATT from Podospora pseudoanserina strain CBS 124.78 chromosome 2, whole genome shotgun sequence includes the following:
- the PaPKS1 gene encoding Polyketide synthase (SMCOG1093:Beta-ketoacyl synthase; COG:I; antiSMASH:Cluster_1; EggNog:ENOG503NWH8); translated protein: MADKLAFLLFGDQSLDTHGFLAEFFRQEKQGILAKAFLEQAGHELRKEVEKLPRVERSRLPIFRTLQQLNERYYAQKLKHPGIDGALLCISQLAHYIDHAEKNFEDVTRHDSTHLVGLCSGLFAASAIASTPSLSALVPVAVQAVLLAFRTGSYVHTLGDRLCPANEQSESWTYIFPGLKEDDATAALESFHRENGIPQASRAYVSAASASSLAISGPPTTLRLLVAKGRLSAKPTSIPVYGPYHAAHLHASANIDKILHLDDPEVVDAFYNTRPRSAVMSCTSGTWFAATDTRTLIKSVVFEILNETLMFNKVLDGCLERARQFKGDSCLILPLGPTQNAATLANLLKSQTDLEVILRKPPAVSPESTSSTIGNHGSVGRCKLAIVGMAGRFPDAASHEKLWELLEKGLDVHRVVPADRFDVKSHYDPTGKIMNTSHTPYGCWIENPGFFDPRFFNMSPREALQTDPMQRMALTTAYEALEMSGYVPNRTPTTRLDRIGTFYGQTSDDWRELNAAQEVDTYYITGGVRAFGPGRINYHFGFSGPSLNIDTACSSSAAAMNVACSSLWARDCDTAIVGGLSCMTNPDIFSGLSRGQFLSKKGPCATFDNEADGYCRGDGCASVVVKRLEDAEAEGDRILAVILGTATNHSADAISITHPHGPTQSVLSRQILDEAGVDPLDVDYVEMHGTGTQAGDGTEMVSVTNVFAPAERKRPANRPLYLGAVKANVGHGEAASGVTALCKVLMMLQKNAIPPHVGIKQGSVINKTFPKDLSERNVNIAFHTTPFRRKDGKPRRVFINNFSAAGGNTGLLLEDAPQRPKATVDPRSHHVVTLTGKSKAAMIRNAERLVGWMERNPETPLSHVAYTTTARKIQHYWRMNVVASDLDEAKSAISTRLKENFVPVLPEQPKVAFMFTGQGSHYPALGKEFYEHYSVFRQNIDEFDRIAQIHGFPSFLPLIDGSESDVSKLSPVVVQLGLACFEMALARLWISWGIRPAVVLGHSLGEYAALEVAGVLSASDAIYLVGARAQLLVEKCTAGTHAMLATMGSVETIMDALGVKATGVNVACINGPRETVLSGESSEMAEIAQHLTGAGFKCTQLRVPFAFHSAQVDAILDEFEKLAKSVQFNTPKVPIISPLLGKMVENEPITPGYLRNHAREAVNFLGGLVSAQQSGAIDEKTVWLEVGPHPVLAGMVKASFGVATIAVPTLRRNEGCYRTLSSSLCTLHTAGLNIDFNEFHRDFSESVRLLDLPSYSFDEKNYWLQYTGDWCLSKNRVGTQAGPKAIEAPKPKLSTTTVQKITKEEVNGDVVILETESDLCQPELRNVVSGHLVNGAPLCPSSLYGDMAMTACQYAYKLVRPGTEKIGTNVAHMEVPKTLIFNDTAKSHILRMTINANARTGQADIVFHTGDGAKRTDHAICKVYFGELEDWQNEFDRVAYLIKTRIDSLKAAEQRGEASKIGRGLAYKLFGALVDYNRRYQGMEEVILDSKTCEATAKIRFQTTPEDGNYVFSPYHIDSSCHISGFIINGTDAVDSREQVFISHGWGSMRFTEVPQANKEYRSYIRMQPIKGSKMYAGDAYVFDGDKVIGITGDIKFQAIPRKVLNMMLPPRGTAISSGPARAAPAAKAAPVKAAPAKKKKETVTPANIGKVNQKLKGVVSQVMDILAKEVGCSHDELADNIAFTDLGVDSLMSLTVSGRIREEMDLDLHSNAFVDHPTIGVFKIYLAQFEKSGVQASISSSESDNSDDESPEIDSDSNVTTPLDESETGSLKGDGLKNESGSSSSELQSIVRNTIAGEMQVEVDEILAAPDLANLGMDSLMSLSILGTLREKTGLTIPSDLFVSNPSLKDVERALGIVDAPKPRPAALKQSKQQAPAPKTAQHPRIGIEQPGPPKPPRPTNIVDDYPNRKASSVLLSGSHRTATKHLFMIPDGSGSATSYTEIADVGGDWAVWGLFSPFMKTPEEYKCGVYGMASKFIEEMKRRQPQGPYSLAGWSAGGVIAYEIVSQLVKAGDEVEHLIIIDAPCPVTIEPLPEGLHAWFASIGLLGDGDDKKIPPWLLPHFAASVSALSNYDAEPIPKEKCPKVTTIWCEDGVCKLPTDPRPEPYPKGHALFLLDNRTDFGPNRWDEYLDVNKMQFRHMPGNHFSMMHDDQAKQLGSFIREVLL
- a CDS encoding hypothetical protein (antiSMASH:Cluster_1), with the protein product MSLLWVLWIFPLPVLSYAPFLGHLFICDHRDFPSVHVEPSHYLQLVFSLHSIKPTKIFSQCSSKATPVQSLNVNSTSTAESFTSPSSSSLLTTPQNYSPSPATHTSNFHHFVPHILISILIKVSPDFSSKLHSLFILSLLTTLPYRH
- the ABR1 gene encoding ABR1-like multicopper oxidase (antiSMASH:Cluster_1; EggNog:ENOG503PA2X; COG:Q; CAZy:AA1), translated to MKSSGILSLAALSFATAVKAATVTYDWTATWVWAAPDGVGRPVVGINNAWPCPQIDATVGDTVIINFTNNLGNQTSGLHFHGINQVQTPEMDGPSGVTQCPVPPGSTLQYKFVVDVGGTFWYHSHNMGQYPDGLRGVFLVHDPNDPYAGSYDEEVILTVSDWYHNESLTMVRNMLQPSNTRFAPPIPDGMIINEGAGLNVNFTKGRKYRFRMISFAALASAMIHFDSHDINIIMNDADYLQKEVKYQLRIATAQRYDFIIECIDRDNDNYPFLISLDINRDWTNPDLGPLQWPHNYTGYLTMDYNKPNTKKDVVHKWKPADDSHFKPYDNEAILGGNDTNYDTLIKMDFAFCTDANGYPRACFNNLTYIDQKVPALYSAATTGDDNSNPIVYGQINPFIVNYGDVVQIVVNNQDAATHPFHLHGHHFQVLDRPKTGTGDWSGRDTNYNQKPPRRDTVTVMAHSHAVLRFKATNPGTWLFHCHIEWHVEMGLTATIIEAPDRLRNLTFPQDHLDACNKMGIPVSGNAAGNTQDYLDTTGMVTVPPTIYNGAMYAGSSSKKRGLMGRLASGMGSFFF